In Musa acuminata AAA Group cultivar baxijiao chromosome BXJ2-10, Cavendish_Baxijiao_AAA, whole genome shotgun sequence, a genomic segment contains:
- the LOC135624478 gene encoding probable transcription factor KAN2, with product MELFPTQPDLSHQISPPNTTPASTWRKPDESIDLGFWRRSLDSTSKSINKNITNPCTAKADDITLSLANPSATYSGDSRNSLLPRLHPHPRHHHHHLHFHHHHHPLLSEDYHEDLGLLKPIRGIPVYHNPPSFPLVPLRQQHHLCDSSSTSNFAPFATTQSLSRLRFLPSRFSAKRSTRAPRMRWTSTLHARFVHAVELLGGHERATPKSVLELMDVKDLTLAHVKSHLQMYRTLKNTDKPAVSSGQSDGFENESAGEICDDNLLDNPNPHRLGSSAQHGWSSAAHHSTTHISGLWSNPSREGCLTATIPCDESNTGSMHSFKKDLQPKRMEMYSDLNSSCLSETLSPCKLNLEFTLGRSQ from the exons ATGGAGCTCTTCCCAACACAGCCAGATTTATCGCACCAAATCAGCCCACCAAACACCACGCCAGCATCAACATGGAGGAAGCCTGATGAGAGCATCGACTTAGGGTTTTGGAGGAGGTCATTGGACTCGACCAGCAAGAGTATCAACAAGAACATCACCAACCCTTGCACGGCAAAGGCCGACGACATCACTCTCTCCTTAGCTAACCCAAGTGCCACCTACTCCGGCGACTCAAGGAACAGCCTGCTTCCCCGCCTCCACCCTCACCCTCGCCACCACCATCACCATCTCcacttccaccaccaccaccacccactaCTATCAGAAGACTATCACGAAGACCTCGGCTTGCTGAAGCCCATAAGGGGAATCCCGGTCTACCACAACCCACCTTCCTTTCCTCTAGTCCCACTGCGTCAGCAGCACCACTTGTGTGACTCTTCTTCCACCTCCAATTTCGCTCCCTTCGCCACAACACAAAGCTTGTCCAGACTGAGATTCTTGCCGTCGAGGTTCTCAGCTAAACGGAGCACGAGAGCACCGAGGATGCGGTGGACCTCCACGCTTCATGCCCGCTTCGTCCATGCCGTGGAGCTACTGGGAGGCCATGAGA GAGCGACGCCCAAGTCAGTTCTTGAGCTCATGGATGTGAAAGATCTCACCTTGGCTCATGTGAAATCTCACTTGCAG ATGTATCGGACTCTGAAGAACACAGATAAACCAGCAgtttcttcag GTCAATCTGATGGATTTGAGAACGAGTCAGCTGGAGAGATCTGTGATGATAATTTGCTAGATAACCCAAATCCCCATAGGTTGGGATCATCTGCTCAACATGGTTGGTCATCAGCTGCACATCACAGCACCACTCACATCAGTGGTCTATGGAGCAATCCTTCAAG GGAAGGCTGCCTCACTGCCACCATACCTTGTGATGAATCCAACACTGGGAGTATGCATTCATTTAAG AAGGACCTGCAACCAAAAAGAAtggaaatgtattcagatttgaactcATCATGCCTGTCGGAGACATTGAGCCCATGCAAACTCAATCTGGAGTTCACTTtgggtaggtcacaatga